One stretch of Punica granatum isolate Tunisia-2019 chromosome 5, ASM765513v2, whole genome shotgun sequence DNA includes these proteins:
- the LOC116207502 gene encoding folylpolyglutamate synthase isoform X2 produces MTKGVHRKGKNWTNRTGPYNDRTGQCLPSAFGRQKAEEQAARLACSAIESASLLSLFLSINDNASQVLCSVMFVHTKSQLKCGLFGTSHSCRKKNLFFSNNICHLSHVPAAVDSSVLKVLRSCNIKMSSPVIDKAGTDEIFKNGMQDSYISSSYEAAMEALSSLITRQNRKDRSPVGGKYEKLERMSIYLEILGLEERISELKIIHVAGTKGKGSTCTFCEAILRECGFRTGLFTSPHLIEVRERIRLNGLDISVDKFLLHFWDCWNLLKERVSDDLPMPPLFQFLTLLAFKVFISEEVDVAIIEVGLGGKRDSTNVIKAPVVCGITSLGMDHMETLGHTLGEIASHKAGIFKPGVPAFTAPQLSEAMDVLQETASNLMIPLDIAVPLDHKRWEGLKLGLSGDHQFVNAGLAVSLCKCWLQKTGNWADLIGKKEDGKTDELYIPETFLRGLSTARLSGRAQVVHDAPVMLDGSMNSSRNIMAKLVFYLDGAHSPESMEACAKWFSSATKGSKTSAYLTSPSSVEVKHMKLVGRNGFIPQETDSGSNMVSKQILLFNCMEVRDPHILLPRLVNTCASSGTHFSKALFVPNMSTYNKVTSGVTIPSNVSSKDLKWQFSLQRIWEKIIHGKDPMFEKSYEVDDLELLPPRDFLYEDTTHCVPDKHFSCSAVMPSLPLTIKWLRDCVKENPSLRLQVLVTGSLHLVGDVLKLLRR; encoded by the exons ATGACGAAGGGTGTACaccgaaaaggaaaaaattggaCGAACCGAACCGGACCGTACAACGATAGAACCGGACAGTGCCTGCCGTCCGCTTTTGGCAGACAAAAGGCCGAGGAACAAGCGGCGCGGCTAGCTTGCTCAGCCATCGAGTCAgcttctctcctctctctctttctctctataAATGACAACGCTTCCCAG GTGTTGTGTTCTGTAATGTTTGTGCACACAAAATCTCAACTGAAGTGTGGGTTATTTGGAACTTCACACTCCTGCAGAAAGAAAAATCTCTTCTTTAGCAATAATATATGCCACTTATCTCATGTACCTGCTGCAGTTGACTCCAGTGTTCTCAAAGTACTAA GAAGTTGTAATATTAAGATGTCGTCTCCAGTGATTGACAAGGCAGGAACTGATGAAATTTTCAAGAATGGCATGCAAGATTCTTATATTTCATCATCATATGAAGCTGCCATGGAAGCACTCTCCTCCCTCATTACACGTCAAAATCGCAAAGACCGATCACCTGTTGGCGGGAAGTATGAAAAATTGGAAAGGATGTCAATCTATCTCGAG ATACTAGGTTTAGAGGAGAGGATAAGTGAGCTGAAAATCATTCACGTTGCTGGAACAAAAGGGaag GGTTCCACTTGCACATTTTGTGAGGCTATATTGCGGGAGTGTGGCTTTCGAACTGGACTTTTCACTTCCCCCCATCTAATTGAAGTGAGAGAAAGGATTCGTTTAAATGG GTTGGACATATCCGTGGACAAGTTCCTGCTTCACTTTTGGGATTGTTGGAATCTACTAAAG GAAAGAGTTTCAGACGACCTGCCAATGCCTCCCCTCTTTCAATTCCTTACTTTATTGGCATTTAAAGTATTTATATCCGAGGAG gtAGATGTTGCTATTATTGAAGTTGGTCTTGGAGGTAAAAGGGATTCTACCAATGTG ATAAAAGCACCTGTTGTCTGTGGCATTACTTCTCTAGGAATGGATCACATGGAAACATTAG GACACACCCTTGGAGAGATCGCCTCACACAAGGCAGGGATTTTCAAG CCTGGAGTACCTGCTTTCACTGCACCTCAACTCTCCGAGGCTATGGATGTTCTTCAGGAAACAGCTTCCAATTTGATG ATTCCCTTGGATATAGCTGTGCCTCTTGACCATAAAAGGTGGGAGGGACTAAAACTCGGCCTCTCCGGTGACCATCAGTTCGTTAATGCTGGGCTTGCTGTTTCACTGTGTAAATGTTGGCTACAGAAAACCGGAAATTGGGCTGATCTAATTGGAAAG AAAGAGGATGGCAAGACAGATGAACTCTACATCCCAGAAACATTCCTGAGAGGTCTTTCAACGGCTCGTCTTTCTGGGAGAGCTCAGGTTGTCCATGATGCACCTGTAATGCTTGATGGCTCAATGAATTCGTCGAGAAATATTATGGCAAAGTTAGTGTTTTACTTGGATGGAGCTCATAGTCCCGAAAGCATGGAGGCTTGTGCCAAATGGTTCTCTAGTGCCACAAAAGGAAGCAAAACATCAGCGTACTTGACGTCACCTTCTTCCGTTGAGGTTAAACATATGAAGTTGGTCGGTCGAAATGGTTTCATCCCACAAGAAACGGATTCCGGCTCTAACATGGTATCGAAGCAG ATTCTTTTGTTCAACTGCATGGAAGTTAGAGACCCACATATTTTGCTCCCACGACTTGTGAACACATGTGCTTCATCAG GGACGCATTTCTCGAAGGCTTTATTTGTCCCCAACATGTCAACCTATAACAAAGTTACCTCCGGGGTCACGATTCCTTCAAATGTATcttccaaggacttgaaatgGCAGTTCAGTCTCCAACGAATATGGGAGAAGATTATCCATGGGAAAG ATCCCATGTTCGAGAAAAGTTATGAGGTGGATGATTTGGAGTTATTGCCACCCCGTGATTTTCTTTATGAAGATACAACGCACTGCGTTCCCGACAAACATTTTTCCTGCAGTGCGGTTATGCCTTCATTACCATTGACAATAAAGTGGTTAAGAGATTGTGTTAAGGAAAATCCTTCTCTCCGTCTTCAG GTTCTCGTTACCGGCTCGTTACATCTTGTGGGAGATGTTTTAAAGCTACTGAGGAGATGA
- the LOC116207502 gene encoding folylpolyglutamate synthase isoform X1: MTKGVHRKGKNWTNRTGPYNDRTGQCLPSAFGRQKAEEQAARLACSAIESASLLSLFLSINDNASQVSDPPAWPLRCSVLCSVMFVHTKSQLKCGLFGTSHSCRKKNLFFSNNICHLSHVPAAVDSSVLKVLRSCNIKMSSPVIDKAGTDEIFKNGMQDSYISSSYEAAMEALSSLITRQNRKDRSPVGGKYEKLERMSIYLEILGLEERISELKIIHVAGTKGKGSTCTFCEAILRECGFRTGLFTSPHLIEVRERIRLNGLDISVDKFLLHFWDCWNLLKERVSDDLPMPPLFQFLTLLAFKVFISEEVDVAIIEVGLGGKRDSTNVIKAPVVCGITSLGMDHMETLGHTLGEIASHKAGIFKPGVPAFTAPQLSEAMDVLQETASNLMIPLDIAVPLDHKRWEGLKLGLSGDHQFVNAGLAVSLCKCWLQKTGNWADLIGKKEDGKTDELYIPETFLRGLSTARLSGRAQVVHDAPVMLDGSMNSSRNIMAKLVFYLDGAHSPESMEACAKWFSSATKGSKTSAYLTSPSSVEVKHMKLVGRNGFIPQETDSGSNMVSKQILLFNCMEVRDPHILLPRLVNTCASSGTHFSKALFVPNMSTYNKVTSGVTIPSNVSSKDLKWQFSLQRIWEKIIHGKDPMFEKSYEVDDLELLPPRDFLYEDTTHCVPDKHFSCSAVMPSLPLTIKWLRDCVKENPSLRLQVLVTGSLHLVGDVLKLLRR; the protein is encoded by the exons ATGACGAAGGGTGTACaccgaaaaggaaaaaattggaCGAACCGAACCGGACCGTACAACGATAGAACCGGACAGTGCCTGCCGTCCGCTTTTGGCAGACAAAAGGCCGAGGAACAAGCGGCGCGGCTAGCTTGCTCAGCCATCGAGTCAgcttctctcctctctctctttctctctataAATGACAACGCTTCCCAGGTTAGTGACCCCCCCGCTTGGCCGCTCCGGTGTTCC GTGTTGTGTTCTGTAATGTTTGTGCACACAAAATCTCAACTGAAGTGTGGGTTATTTGGAACTTCACACTCCTGCAGAAAGAAAAATCTCTTCTTTAGCAATAATATATGCCACTTATCTCATGTACCTGCTGCAGTTGACTCCAGTGTTCTCAAAGTACTAA GAAGTTGTAATATTAAGATGTCGTCTCCAGTGATTGACAAGGCAGGAACTGATGAAATTTTCAAGAATGGCATGCAAGATTCTTATATTTCATCATCATATGAAGCTGCCATGGAAGCACTCTCCTCCCTCATTACACGTCAAAATCGCAAAGACCGATCACCTGTTGGCGGGAAGTATGAAAAATTGGAAAGGATGTCAATCTATCTCGAG ATACTAGGTTTAGAGGAGAGGATAAGTGAGCTGAAAATCATTCACGTTGCTGGAACAAAAGGGaag GGTTCCACTTGCACATTTTGTGAGGCTATATTGCGGGAGTGTGGCTTTCGAACTGGACTTTTCACTTCCCCCCATCTAATTGAAGTGAGAGAAAGGATTCGTTTAAATGG GTTGGACATATCCGTGGACAAGTTCCTGCTTCACTTTTGGGATTGTTGGAATCTACTAAAG GAAAGAGTTTCAGACGACCTGCCAATGCCTCCCCTCTTTCAATTCCTTACTTTATTGGCATTTAAAGTATTTATATCCGAGGAG gtAGATGTTGCTATTATTGAAGTTGGTCTTGGAGGTAAAAGGGATTCTACCAATGTG ATAAAAGCACCTGTTGTCTGTGGCATTACTTCTCTAGGAATGGATCACATGGAAACATTAG GACACACCCTTGGAGAGATCGCCTCACACAAGGCAGGGATTTTCAAG CCTGGAGTACCTGCTTTCACTGCACCTCAACTCTCCGAGGCTATGGATGTTCTTCAGGAAACAGCTTCCAATTTGATG ATTCCCTTGGATATAGCTGTGCCTCTTGACCATAAAAGGTGGGAGGGACTAAAACTCGGCCTCTCCGGTGACCATCAGTTCGTTAATGCTGGGCTTGCTGTTTCACTGTGTAAATGTTGGCTACAGAAAACCGGAAATTGGGCTGATCTAATTGGAAAG AAAGAGGATGGCAAGACAGATGAACTCTACATCCCAGAAACATTCCTGAGAGGTCTTTCAACGGCTCGTCTTTCTGGGAGAGCTCAGGTTGTCCATGATGCACCTGTAATGCTTGATGGCTCAATGAATTCGTCGAGAAATATTATGGCAAAGTTAGTGTTTTACTTGGATGGAGCTCATAGTCCCGAAAGCATGGAGGCTTGTGCCAAATGGTTCTCTAGTGCCACAAAAGGAAGCAAAACATCAGCGTACTTGACGTCACCTTCTTCCGTTGAGGTTAAACATATGAAGTTGGTCGGTCGAAATGGTTTCATCCCACAAGAAACGGATTCCGGCTCTAACATGGTATCGAAGCAG ATTCTTTTGTTCAACTGCATGGAAGTTAGAGACCCACATATTTTGCTCCCACGACTTGTGAACACATGTGCTTCATCAG GGACGCATTTCTCGAAGGCTTTATTTGTCCCCAACATGTCAACCTATAACAAAGTTACCTCCGGGGTCACGATTCCTTCAAATGTATcttccaaggacttgaaatgGCAGTTCAGTCTCCAACGAATATGGGAGAAGATTATCCATGGGAAAG ATCCCATGTTCGAGAAAAGTTATGAGGTGGATGATTTGGAGTTATTGCCACCCCGTGATTTTCTTTATGAAGATACAACGCACTGCGTTCCCGACAAACATTTTTCCTGCAGTGCGGTTATGCCTTCATTACCATTGACAATAAAGTGGTTAAGAGATTGTGTTAAGGAAAATCCTTCTCTCCGTCTTCAG GTTCTCGTTACCGGCTCGTTACATCTTGTGGGAGATGTTTTAAAGCTACTGAGGAGATGA
- the LOC116207130 gene encoding carotenoid 9,10(9',10')-cleavage dioxygenase-like: MTSLLSSYVLQYPTGLTNPRMYSKTEMNSKSHPSRSTAQHKALSALTGRAAFGVEAEKEDKEDYEKQKPTLNSRARPRVVAVDPKNSKGPISEAVDHVEKLLVKLMYDSSRPQHYLSGNFAPVQIETPPTADLPVRGHIPECLNGQFMRVGPNSKFAPIAGYHWFDGDGMIHGMRIRNGKATYASRYVETSRLQQEEFFRSAKFLKMGDLKGLFGLLMIILQILRLRSFDISYGLGTSNTALTYHHGQLLALHEFDKPYVVKILENGDLQTIGMLDYEKRLGHSFTAHPKIDPFTGEMFTFGCSFKAPHVTYRVILRDGFMHEPVPITIPEHIMMHDFAITQSYAIFMDLPMYLRPAMIMKGKSVPYIFDGMKNARFGVLPRYAENELQIRWFELPSCFIFHNANAWEEGNEVVLITCRVQNPDLERLDGAMTGNAKKYISELYEMRFNMKTGLASQKKLSETAIKFPRINESYTGRKQRYVYGAIVDSLAKVTGIAKFDLHAEPEPGKDKIKVGGNVQGVFHLGAGRFGSEAIFVPREPGISSSEEDDGYLIFFAHDENSRKSQAIVIDARTMSAEPVAVVELPNRVPYGFHALFVTEEHIRGQAV, encoded by the exons ATGACGAGTCTTCTGTCTTCTTATGTCCTGCAATATCCCACGGGTTTAACCAATCCTCGCATGTACTCGAAGACAG AGATGAACTCGAAGTCCCATCCCAGCCGGTCGACAGCTCAACACAAGGCATTATCAGCATTAACGGGGAGGGCTGCATTCGGGGTAGAGGCGGAAAAGGAGGACAAGGAGGATTATGAGAAGCAGAAGCCAACTCTTAACAGTCGAGCCAGGCCGAGGGTAGTTGCAGTGGATCCAAAGAACAGCAAAGGGCCCATTTCGGAAGCCGTTGATCACGTGGAGAAGCTGCTAGTGAAGCTAATGTACGACTCATCCCGCCCTCAGCATTATCTGTCCGGAAACTTTGCTCCGGTACAGATCGAAACACCTCCGACCGCTGACCTCCCTGTCAGAGGACACATCCCT GAGTGCCTGAATGGACAATTCATGCGGGTCGGTCCCAACTCCAAGTTTGCCCCCATTGCCGGATACCATTG GTTTGATGGAGATGG AATGATTCATGGCATGCGCATCAGAAATGGAAAAGCAACATATGCCTCCCGCTATGTGGAGACATCCCGACTTCAGCAGGAGGAATTCTTTCGGAGTGCTAAATTCTTGAAG ATGGGAGACCTCAAGGGGCTGTTTGGCTTACTCATGATCATCCTGCAAATTCTGAGACTCAGATCATTCGATATTTCATATGGATTAGGAACAA GTAATACAGCTCTCACATATCACCACGGACAACTTCTAGCGCTTCATGAGTTCGATAAACCTT ATGTGGTTAAGATTTTGGAAAATGGGGACTTGCAAACTATTGGGATGCTAGACTATGAAAAGAGACTCGGGCATTCTTTTACTGCGCATCCCAAAATCGATCCCTTCACGG GGGAGATGTTCACTTTTGGCTGCTCATTTAAGGCGCCACATGTCACATACCGAGTTATTTTGAGAGACGGGTTCATGCATGAACCGGTGCCAATCACAATACCAGAGCACATCATGATGCACGACTTTGCCATCACTCAAAGCTATGCCATTTTCATGGATCTTCCAATGTATCTCAGACCTGCT ATGATAATGAAAGGAAAGAGCGTTCCTTACATATTCGATGGCATGAAAAATGCACGATTTGGTGTGCTACCAAGATATGCTGAGAACGAGCTGCAAATCAGATGGTTCGAGCTGCCAAGTTGCTTCATATTTCACAATG CTAACGCTTGGGAGGAAGGCAACGAAGTTGTTCTGATCACTTGCCGTGTCCAGAATCCAGATTTGGAAAGGCTTGATGGAGCAATGACAGGAAATGCCAAAAAATACATAAGTGAACT ATATGAGATGAGATTTAATATGAAAACGGGACTAGCTTCACAAAAGAAGTTATCGGAGACTGCTATAAAATTTCCCCGGATAAATGAGAGCTACACTGGCAG GAAACAGAGATATGTGTATGGGGCAATTGTGGACAGCCTCGCCAAGGTAACTGGGATTGCTAAATTCGATCTACATGCTGAACCAGAGCCAGGAAAAGACAAGATCAAAGTTGGAGGAAATGTTCAAGGTGTCTTTCATTTAGGAGCTGGTAGGTTCGGTTCAGAGGCCATTTTCGTCCCCCGTGAACCCGGCATTTCTTcatctgaagaagatgatggcTACTTGATATTCTTTGCACATGATGAAAATTCCAG GAAATCACAGGCCATCGTAATTGACGCAAGAACAATGTCAGCTGAGCCCGTCGCCGTGGTCGAATTGCCTAATCGGGTTCCATATGGGTTTCACGCACTCTTTGTGACCGAG GAGCATATTCGGGGGCAAGCTGTATGA
- the LOC116207502 gene encoding folylpolyglutamate synthase isoform X3, with amino-acid sequence MFVHTKSQLKCGLFGTSHSCRKKNLFFSNNICHLSHVPAAVDSSVLKVLRSCNIKMSSPVIDKAGTDEIFKNGMQDSYISSSYEAAMEALSSLITRQNRKDRSPVGGKYEKLERMSIYLEILGLEERISELKIIHVAGTKGKGSTCTFCEAILRECGFRTGLFTSPHLIEVRERIRLNGLDISVDKFLLHFWDCWNLLKERVSDDLPMPPLFQFLTLLAFKVFISEEVDVAIIEVGLGGKRDSTNVIKAPVVCGITSLGMDHMETLGHTLGEIASHKAGIFKPGVPAFTAPQLSEAMDVLQETASNLMIPLDIAVPLDHKRWEGLKLGLSGDHQFVNAGLAVSLCKCWLQKTGNWADLIGKKEDGKTDELYIPETFLRGLSTARLSGRAQVVHDAPVMLDGSMNSSRNIMAKLVFYLDGAHSPESMEACAKWFSSATKGSKTSAYLTSPSSVEVKHMKLVGRNGFIPQETDSGSNMVSKQILLFNCMEVRDPHILLPRLVNTCASSGTHFSKALFVPNMSTYNKVTSGVTIPSNVSSKDLKWQFSLQRIWEKIIHGKDPMFEKSYEVDDLELLPPRDFLYEDTTHCVPDKHFSCSAVMPSLPLTIKWLRDCVKENPSLRLQVLVTGSLHLVGDVLKLLRR; translated from the exons ATGTTTGTGCACACAAAATCTCAACTGAAGTGTGGGTTATTTGGAACTTCACACTCCTGCAGAAAGAAAAATCTCTTCTTTAGCAATAATATATGCCACTTATCTCATGTACCTGCTGCAGTTGACTCCAGTGTTCTCAAAGTACTAA GAAGTTGTAATATTAAGATGTCGTCTCCAGTGATTGACAAGGCAGGAACTGATGAAATTTTCAAGAATGGCATGCAAGATTCTTATATTTCATCATCATATGAAGCTGCCATGGAAGCACTCTCCTCCCTCATTACACGTCAAAATCGCAAAGACCGATCACCTGTTGGCGGGAAGTATGAAAAATTGGAAAGGATGTCAATCTATCTCGAG ATACTAGGTTTAGAGGAGAGGATAAGTGAGCTGAAAATCATTCACGTTGCTGGAACAAAAGGGaag GGTTCCACTTGCACATTTTGTGAGGCTATATTGCGGGAGTGTGGCTTTCGAACTGGACTTTTCACTTCCCCCCATCTAATTGAAGTGAGAGAAAGGATTCGTTTAAATGG GTTGGACATATCCGTGGACAAGTTCCTGCTTCACTTTTGGGATTGTTGGAATCTACTAAAG GAAAGAGTTTCAGACGACCTGCCAATGCCTCCCCTCTTTCAATTCCTTACTTTATTGGCATTTAAAGTATTTATATCCGAGGAG gtAGATGTTGCTATTATTGAAGTTGGTCTTGGAGGTAAAAGGGATTCTACCAATGTG ATAAAAGCACCTGTTGTCTGTGGCATTACTTCTCTAGGAATGGATCACATGGAAACATTAG GACACACCCTTGGAGAGATCGCCTCACACAAGGCAGGGATTTTCAAG CCTGGAGTACCTGCTTTCACTGCACCTCAACTCTCCGAGGCTATGGATGTTCTTCAGGAAACAGCTTCCAATTTGATG ATTCCCTTGGATATAGCTGTGCCTCTTGACCATAAAAGGTGGGAGGGACTAAAACTCGGCCTCTCCGGTGACCATCAGTTCGTTAATGCTGGGCTTGCTGTTTCACTGTGTAAATGTTGGCTACAGAAAACCGGAAATTGGGCTGATCTAATTGGAAAG AAAGAGGATGGCAAGACAGATGAACTCTACATCCCAGAAACATTCCTGAGAGGTCTTTCAACGGCTCGTCTTTCTGGGAGAGCTCAGGTTGTCCATGATGCACCTGTAATGCTTGATGGCTCAATGAATTCGTCGAGAAATATTATGGCAAAGTTAGTGTTTTACTTGGATGGAGCTCATAGTCCCGAAAGCATGGAGGCTTGTGCCAAATGGTTCTCTAGTGCCACAAAAGGAAGCAAAACATCAGCGTACTTGACGTCACCTTCTTCCGTTGAGGTTAAACATATGAAGTTGGTCGGTCGAAATGGTTTCATCCCACAAGAAACGGATTCCGGCTCTAACATGGTATCGAAGCAG ATTCTTTTGTTCAACTGCATGGAAGTTAGAGACCCACATATTTTGCTCCCACGACTTGTGAACACATGTGCTTCATCAG GGACGCATTTCTCGAAGGCTTTATTTGTCCCCAACATGTCAACCTATAACAAAGTTACCTCCGGGGTCACGATTCCTTCAAATGTATcttccaaggacttgaaatgGCAGTTCAGTCTCCAACGAATATGGGAGAAGATTATCCATGGGAAAG ATCCCATGTTCGAGAAAAGTTATGAGGTGGATGATTTGGAGTTATTGCCACCCCGTGATTTTCTTTATGAAGATACAACGCACTGCGTTCCCGACAAACATTTTTCCTGCAGTGCGGTTATGCCTTCATTACCATTGACAATAAAGTGGTTAAGAGATTGTGTTAAGGAAAATCCTTCTCTCCGTCTTCAG GTTCTCGTTACCGGCTCGTTACATCTTGTGGGAGATGTTTTAAAGCTACTGAGGAGATGA
- the LOC116207131 gene encoding carotenoid 9,10(9',10')-cleavage dioxygenase 1-like, whose protein sequence is MRVGPNAKFPLVAGYHCFDGDGMIHGRRITNGIASCCSDFGKWALANYDKSLINSFTAHPKIDPFTGAIRHVPSYVQRWVHAQTSADHDTRAHHDVQLCHH, encoded by the exons ATGCGGGTGGGTCCGAACGCCAAGTTTCCCCTTGTAGCCGGATACCATTG TTTTGATGGAGATGG AATGATTCATGGACGGCGCATCACAAATGGAATAGCATCATGTTGTTCAGATTTTGGAAAATGGGCACTTGCAAACTACGACAAGAGTCTCATTAATTCTTTTACGGCGCATCCCAAAATCGATCCCTTCACAG GTGCCATCCGTCACGTACCGAGTTATGTCCAGAGATGGGTTCATGCACAAACCAGTGCCGATCACGATACCAGAGCACATCATGATGTACAACTTTGCCATCATTGA